A segment of the Nasonia vitripennis strain AsymCx chromosome 2, Nvit_psr_1.1, whole genome shotgun sequence genome:
GAGCCTTCGCTGGCTCCTCAGCGATGAGATTGCTAATGTGGCCCTGCATCTGCGCAAGCTTGTTGGATCAAACCATCCCCTTCTGAAGACTGCCAAGTAAGATGAAAATCCAATTCTAAACTACTAAAGCTTAGGAATAATACattttcaatgtcaaatactTATTCTGCAGGAGTTTGATTTACAATGGACGGAATAATATGCAAGCCTGGGGACTTATTGTTCTCTTGATTTCCAAGGCTGCAGGCCACATTAATGTTGATGATATGGAAGAGGATAAAGCGGCAGGGGTTTTGCATAGGTACGTGACAGTCATTGCTAAATCGAACCATAGGTGCATCCTAATTAagttgtaaattttatttatttattcgtacgaataaattattttgaatctGTTATATTTTTAGTCAAAGAGCATTGGCAGAAGTTACTGAAATGATCCGTACTGGTCACTTAGTGCACAAAGGTTTGGTAAACATGCAACCAGGTGTTTACCCTGAACCAGCTGAAATGAACGATATGACTTTTGGCAATAAAATTGCTTTACTTAGCGGCGATTACTTACTTGGAAATAGTAGTGCAGAATTAGCAGCTCTTAGAAATCAAGAAGTatgtttttgagatttatttttctattatttttgtattgtttactaaatactatttattttgTGCAGCTTGTAGAACTCATGTCAAGTGCTATTAGGGATTTAGCAGAAGCGGAATTCATTGGTAGAAGAGATAGTCAAAATAATCCACTCCCATCTGTACCTCCTGCAGATCGCACTGACTATGCAGTCAATGAGTGGACTTTACGCAATGTACTGAGCGCTGGCGCACTTTTGGGCAAATCTTGTAAAGGTACATTGAAATTAGGTGGTCACAGTAAAGATATTCAAGAACTCGGCTATAACTTTGGAAAGCACTTAGCCCTGGCTTGGCAAGTAAGTACAATGACAATATGATATTTTCGTATAAAAACGTTGaagaaatttgaaataaaataaataatttttattatatttacagGCCTGCCTTGATCTTAGTccatttattaataaagacAGAAGTACTCCTTTTAGCTTGTGCAGTGCACCGATAATGTTCCACATCGAGCATGACCCCTCAATTTTGATAGAAATTGACAAGGGTCTTGAATCAGTTGCGAACGTAGATTACGGCAAAGTTTTCGACATTGTCGTCAGCGGACCTGGAATTGAATTGACGAAAAAGTTACAGCACGAACATTCTCAGCGTGCAATGGAAGTGCTTAATGTCTTCGAAGAGAGTGACGCACGAACGGCATTGTCTAACATTATCGCCGCAATGggagatttttaaatatgacAATAAGTTAACACGCTTATTGCTGGTAAGATGACTTtgccaaaaatatttttttaagatcAATTGCTTAATCTgacaattgaaaatattttatgactattattatttttgtaagacaaaaaaaatcaaattttttacaaagaCAGCTAATGTAGCATTAACAATGTTAAGAGATTATTAGATTAATACTTGAAtctatttataacatatttattaatgaaaatgctgttaaagatttttatacatttttaacgaaaaatgtaAATACTTGTTGAGATATGTTATTCATTGCAAGCTgtattaattttgtttgtacAATATTGTTTTTGTACATGTTAAGAATATATgaagtttgaaaaatatatgtattttttaattttttaactgttgtctttacaatttattacctATTGTTATATCCTTGTTCCATCAACAGTGtcgatttttaaataaaaaaatgcatcAGTTTTCAGCAgacataataatatttatttacaaaatgatgGATGTATATGATGAATGTTCTGATgtctttaaaattatatatacttCTCATAAATCTTTTAGTgtgaaaaaatataacaaaaatatattttttagtcTACCTATAAAGactaaaaatattcttaatctCATTTGAATAATTCACTATTCGTTATGCAAAACCTACTTTGAGCAGGTCACGACAGTGAATGTAGTTAAATTGATATTCCGATCTTATCAACTTCAATTTAATCCTTactgtttttattattgtctAATTTAGTATCTGAAAACAGTTCTTTCATTATATCACTTTTCTTCTTTGAATGTGTAGGTATACCCCTATACAAATTTTCCGTTATCTGCAACCGGTTAGAAGCGCTATTTCTTCGCGTTTTTTGATCAATGAATTCTATGTTTTCATTGTCATCGATCGCCTTTATAGCTGCTAATAATTTTGCCTTATCaaaagttttagaattttcgcTACCAGTCTTCTGTTCCGTTTCACTCTTGGAATCAGACTCTTTAACGCTATCGTAGTCAAATACATTATTagatttattactttttacaTTACTTTCCGGTAATTTGATTTCTTCCAATTCTG
Coding sequences within it:
- the LOC100119999 gene encoding decaprenyl-diphosphate synthase subunit 2, encoding MSVNKSILTMFRRSSALCNRYSFACADSRPVMIYSYKNYGTKAATSQKPDWNRAVSEAEKIVGYPTSFLSLRWLLSDEIANVALHLRKLVGSNHPLLKTAKSLIYNGRNNMQAWGLIVLLISKAAGHINVDDMEEDKAAGVLHSQRALAEVTEMIRTGHLVHKGLVNMQPGVYPEPAEMNDMTFGNKIALLSGDYLLGNSSAELAALRNQELVELMSSAIRDLAEAEFIGRRDSQNNPLPSVPPADRTDYAVNEWTLRNVLSAGALLGKSCKGTLKLGGHSKDIQELGYNFGKHLALAWQACLDLSPFINKDRSTPFSLCSAPIMFHIEHDPSILIEIDKGLESVANVDYGKVFDIVVSGPGIELTKKLQHEHSQRAMEVLNVFEESDARTALSNIIAAMGDF